A stretch of the Archangium lipolyticum genome encodes the following:
- a CDS encoding PP2C family protein-serine/threonine phosphatase, whose amino-acid sequence MSRTDSGAATHVGRRPNNEDSYCERSDLGLFAVADGLGGHEGGEVASQLVLSTVADFLSAQQGQQVPGTPSEGEPANEPESLIVQAVRQAHQEVRAHQSGKLSMMASTITAVLLRDGEAVVCNLGDSRTFLLRGGVLRRLTRDHTVLAEMEEAGLDTRNPFAVMHRNSLTGAVGMEASVEIECNRVPIRPGDVLILCSDGLYEPVPPDVMTPLLEQGGSAQEMAERLVAEAYRRGGTDNITGIVVRILDA is encoded by the coding sequence ATGTCTCGAACCGACAGCGGCGCGGCCACACACGTGGGCCGCCGGCCGAACAACGAGGACTCCTACTGCGAGCGGTCCGACCTGGGACTCTTCGCGGTCGCCGATGGTCTGGGCGGACACGAGGGCGGAGAGGTGGCCAGTCAGCTCGTGCTGAGCACGGTGGCTGATTTCCTGTCCGCCCAGCAGGGCCAACAGGTGCCGGGCACGCCGTCGGAGGGCGAGCCGGCCAATGAACCCGAGAGCCTCATCGTCCAGGCCGTGCGCCAGGCCCATCAGGAGGTGCGCGCGCACCAGAGTGGCAAGCTGTCGATGATGGCCTCGACCATCACCGCGGTGCTGCTGAGGGACGGGGAGGCCGTCGTCTGCAACCTCGGTGACAGCCGGACCTTCCTGCTGCGGGGCGGGGTGCTGCGGCGGCTGACGCGGGACCACACGGTGCTCGCGGAGATGGAGGAGGCGGGGCTGGATACGAGGAACCCCTTCGCCGTGATGCACCGCAACTCGTTGACGGGCGCCGTGGGCATGGAGGCCAGCGTCGAGATCGAGTGCAATCGCGTCCCCATACGACCGGGGGATGTGCTGATCCTCTGCAGCGACGGGTTGTACGAGCCGGTGCCGCCGGACGTCATGACGCCCTTGCTGGAGCAGGGGGGCTCGGCCCAGGAGATGGCCGAGCGGCTCGTCGCCGAGGCCTACAGGCGTGGGGGCACCGACAACATCACGGGCATCGTGGTGCGGATATTGGACGCATAA
- a CDS encoding fumarate hydratase, which translates to MNDFQFQDMLPLGKDETPYRLLTKDYVSTFEAGGKTFVQVAPEALTLLTREAMRDISHLLRPGHLNQLANILKDPEASSNDRFVALELLKNANIAAGGVLPSCQDTGTAIVMGKKGQYVITGGGDEAAISRGVFDTYQTANLRYSQMAPLDMYKEVNTNNNLPAQIELYATDGDAYKFLFMAKGGGSANKSYLFQETKAVLNPQSLLTFLESKIRSLGTAACPPYHLAIVVGGTSAEFALKTAKYASARYLDSLPTEGNSLGRGFRDVALEQEVLKLTQRTGIGAQFGGKYFCHDVRVIRLPRHGASCPVAIAVSCSADRQALGKITKDGVFLEQLETDPAKYLPETKDADLSGDVVKIDLNRSMADIRAELSRYPIKTRLSLSGPMVVARDIAHAKIKERLDRGEGMPQYLKDYMVYYAGPAKTPEGYASGSFGPTTAGRMDAYVDQFQAQGGSFVMLAKGNRSPAVTEACKKHGGFYLGSIGGPAARLAKDCIKKVEVLEYPELGMEAVWKIDVVDFPAFIVVDDKGNDFFADINKPSKKS; encoded by the coding sequence ATGAACGACTTCCAGTTCCAGGACATGCTGCCGCTCGGCAAGGACGAGACGCCCTACCGGCTGCTCACCAAGGACTACGTCTCCACCTTCGAGGCTGGCGGGAAGACCTTCGTCCAGGTCGCCCCCGAGGCCCTCACGCTCCTCACCCGCGAGGCCATGCGTGACATCTCCCACCTGCTGCGGCCCGGCCACCTCAACCAGCTGGCGAACATCCTGAAGGATCCCGAGGCCTCGTCCAACGACCGCTTCGTGGCGCTCGAGCTGCTCAAGAACGCCAACATCGCCGCCGGTGGCGTGCTGCCCTCCTGCCAGGACACCGGCACCGCCATCGTGATGGGCAAGAAGGGCCAGTACGTGATTACCGGCGGTGGCGACGAGGCGGCCATCTCGCGCGGCGTCTTCGACACGTACCAGACCGCCAACCTGCGCTACTCGCAGATGGCGCCGCTCGACATGTACAAGGAGGTCAACACCAACAACAACCTCCCGGCGCAGATCGAGCTCTACGCGACCGACGGCGACGCCTACAAGTTCCTCTTCATGGCCAAGGGTGGCGGCTCGGCCAACAAGAGCTACCTCTTCCAGGAGACGAAGGCGGTCCTCAATCCGCAGAGCCTGCTGACCTTCCTGGAGTCGAAGATCCGCTCGCTGGGCACCGCGGCCTGCCCGCCGTACCACCTGGCCATCGTGGTGGGCGGCACCTCGGCCGAGTTCGCCCTGAAGACGGCCAAGTACGCCTCGGCCCGCTACCTGGACTCGCTGCCCACCGAGGGCAACTCGCTCGGCCGCGGCTTCCGCGACGTGGCCCTGGAGCAGGAGGTGCTCAAGCTCACCCAGCGCACCGGCATCGGCGCCCAGTTCGGCGGCAAGTACTTCTGCCATGACGTGCGCGTCATCCGCCTGCCCCGCCACGGCGCCTCGTGCCCGGTGGCCATCGCCGTGTCCTGCTCGGCGGACCGGCAGGCGCTCGGGAAGATCACCAAGGACGGCGTCTTCCTGGAGCAGCTGGAGACGGACCCGGCGAAGTACCTGCCGGAGACGAAGGACGCGGATCTGTCGGGCGACGTGGTGAAGATCGACCTGAACCGCTCCATGGCCGACATCCGCGCCGAGCTGTCGCGCTACCCCATCAAGACGCGCCTGTCGCTGTCGGGCCCGATGGTGGTGGCGCGCGACATCGCGCACGCGAAGATCAAGGAGCGCCTGGACCGCGGCGAGGGCATGCCGCAGTACCTGAAGGACTACATGGTCTACTACGCCGGCCCGGCGAAGACGCCCGAGGGGTACGCCTCGGGATCGTTCGGTCCGACGACGGCGGGCCGCATGGACGCCTACGTGGACCAGTTCCAGGCGCAGGGAGGCAGCTTCGTGATGCTGGCCAAGGGCAACCGCTCGCCCGCGGTCACCGAGGCCTGCAAGAAGCACGGGGGCTTCTACCTCGGCTCCATCGGGGGTCCGGCGGCGCGGCTGGCCAAGGACTGCATCAAGAAGGTGGAGGTGCTCGAGTACCCCGAGCTGGGCATGGAGGCCGTCTGGAAGATCGACGTGGTGGACTTCCCGGCCTTCATCGTCGTGGACGACAAGGGCAACGACTTCTTCGCGGACATCAACAAGCCCTCGAAGAAGTCGTGA
- a CDS encoding dipeptidase has protein sequence MIRPLSKFLPALAVSAGLAAPAALACTSMLVTKGASSDGSTLITYSADSHELYGELYFTPARRHAAGSMRDIIEWDTGKFLGRIKEAPVTYSVVGNMNEHQLSISESTFTGRKELEAPNGIVDYGSLIYIALERAKTAREAIKVMTDLVAEYGYASTGESFSIADPKEAWILEMIGKGAGQKGAVWVARRLPDGYISAHANQARIRQFPLKDPDTLYSPDVISFAREKGWFTGADKDFSFADTYHPLDFESARACEARVWSIFRRAAPSLGMGVEYVDGSSLDKRMPLWVKPDRKLAVQDVMTLMRDHYEGTPLDMTKDVGAGPYAVPYRWRPMSFEVDGKKYLHERAISTQQTGFSFVAQMRSWMPDPIGGLLWFGVDDTFTTVYTPMYAGIRRTPKNFATGVANRGQFSWDSSFWVFNWVSNQAYARWSDMIVDVQKAQGELEGQFLADQADIEKNALELYKSTPEQARTYLTEYSTQQGDKVHARWRQLGEQLLVKYIDGNVREETGKVAHPKYPESWYRHIVRDTGTRLMIPAEKKPEPKPEQKPAQKPTVAPAP, from the coding sequence ATGATCCGACCCCTGTCGAAGTTCCTCCCGGCCCTGGCCGTTTCGGCGGGCCTGGCCGCCCCCGCCGCGCTCGCCTGCACCAGCATGCTGGTCACCAAGGGCGCGTCGTCGGACGGCTCCACGCTCATCACCTACTCGGCCGACTCGCACGAGCTGTACGGTGAGCTGTACTTCACCCCGGCGCGCCGCCATGCCGCCGGCTCCATGCGCGACATCATCGAGTGGGACACGGGCAAGTTCCTGGGCCGCATCAAGGAGGCCCCCGTCACCTACTCGGTGGTGGGCAACATGAACGAGCACCAGCTCTCCATCAGCGAGTCCACCTTCACCGGCCGCAAGGAGCTGGAGGCCCCCAACGGCATCGTCGACTACGGCTCGCTCATCTACATCGCCCTGGAGCGCGCGAAAACAGCCCGCGAGGCCATCAAGGTCATGACCGACCTGGTCGCCGAGTACGGCTATGCCTCCACCGGTGAGTCCTTCTCCATCGCCGACCCCAAGGAGGCGTGGATCCTCGAGATGATCGGCAAGGGGGCGGGGCAGAAGGGCGCGGTGTGGGTGGCCCGCCGGCTGCCGGACGGGTACATCTCCGCGCACGCCAACCAGGCGCGCATCCGCCAGTTCCCGCTGAAGGATCCGGACACCCTCTACTCGCCGGACGTCATCTCCTTCGCGCGCGAGAAGGGCTGGTTCACCGGCGCGGACAAGGACTTCAGCTTCGCGGACACCTACCACCCGCTCGACTTCGAGTCCGCGCGCGCGTGCGAGGCGCGGGTGTGGAGCATCTTCCGCCGCGCGGCGCCGTCACTCGGGATGGGCGTGGAGTACGTGGACGGCTCGTCCCTGGACAAGCGCATGCCGCTCTGGGTGAAGCCGGACCGCAAGCTGGCCGTGCAGGACGTGATGACGCTGATGCGCGACCACTACGAGGGCACCCCGCTGGACATGACGAAGGACGTGGGCGCGGGGCCCTATGCCGTGCCCTACCGCTGGCGCCCGATGTCGTTTGAGGTGGACGGCAAGAAGTACCTCCACGAGCGCGCCATCTCCACGCAGCAGACGGGCTTCTCCTTCGTGGCGCAGATGCGCTCGTGGATGCCGGACCCCATCGGCGGCCTGCTCTGGTTCGGCGTGGATGACACCTTCACCACCGTGTACACGCCCATGTACGCGGGCATCCGCCGCACCCCGAAGAACTTCGCCACGGGCGTGGCCAACCGCGGCCAGTTCTCCTGGGACTCGTCCTTCTGGGTGTTCAACTGGGTGTCCAACCAGGCCTACGCGCGCTGGAGCGACATGATCGTCGACGTCCAGAAGGCCCAGGGCGAGCTGGAGGGCCAGTTCCTCGCGGACCAGGCCGACATCGAGAAGAACGCGCTGGAGCTGTACAAGAGCACGCCCGAGCAGGCGCGCACCTACCTCACCGAGTACTCGACGCAGCAGGGCGACAAGGTTCATGCCCGCTGGCGCCAGCTGGGTGAGCAGCTGCTCGTGAAGTACATCGACGGCAACGTCCGGGAGGAGACGGGCAAGGTGGCCCATCCCAAGTACCCGGAGTCGTGGTACCGGCACATCGTCCGGGACACGGGCACGCGCCTGATGATCCCCGCCGAGAAGAAGCCCGAGCCCAAGCCGGAGCAGAAGCCCGCGCAGAAGCCCACGGTCGCCCCGGCACCGTGA
- a CDS encoding response regulator translates to MSHREPILLNINDNDANRYAVTRMLRAAGFQVLEGGTGAEALRLSLESRPDLVILDVKLPDLNGIEVCRRLKADPRTSGMAVLHLSANYVRTENKVEGLESGADGYLTQPVDSAELLATVRSLLRMRRAEEEARAAALQWKTTFDSLGDGVCLLDPGGRVMRANRAFVSLLGLSEGQVLGRPFDELMRAAAGTEAELPPSCGGLLTCREETEACLGTRWYRVAANPVEGAEGTVVGAVRVLTDITPRRELEDALRQRAADLAEADRRKDEFLAMLAHELRNPLAAIVNALHLAEATQPDGAESKAMRVMVRQSQHMARMVDDLLDVSRFNRGHIELRRAPVDLRQVVQHGVEARRRALEEKNLRLEVALPAVSENLWLNGDATRLEQVVSNLLDNARKYTEPGGHVFVGVAVERGARGREAVLRVRDTGIGMSPELMSRVFELFVQAQQQLDRSRGGLGIGLTLVRRLVQLHGGEVSVHSEGEGRGSEFVVRLPLEAEQAVAAPAPEVRTASSEEPSPRRVLLVEDNEDTREVLRELLEMWGHEVQVAEDGFKGVQLFPSLRPHVALVDLGLPGMDGFQVARRIRESEGGGDVFLVALTGYSGEHRTQAVEAGFNLHMVKPVKPDELEQLLERLPG, encoded by the coding sequence GTGTCTCATAGGGAACCCATCCTCCTCAACATCAACGACAACGACGCCAACCGGTATGCGGTCACGCGCATGCTGCGGGCCGCGGGCTTCCAGGTGTTGGAGGGAGGCACCGGCGCCGAGGCGCTGCGGCTGTCGCTCGAGTCTCGGCCGGACCTGGTCATCCTCGACGTGAAGCTGCCGGACCTCAACGGCATCGAGGTGTGCCGGCGGCTGAAGGCGGACCCGCGCACGTCGGGCATGGCCGTGCTGCACCTGTCGGCCAACTACGTCCGCACCGAGAACAAGGTGGAGGGGCTGGAGAGTGGCGCGGACGGCTACCTGACGCAGCCGGTGGACTCGGCGGAGCTGCTGGCCACGGTGCGCTCGCTGCTGCGCATGCGCCGGGCGGAGGAGGAGGCGCGCGCCGCGGCGCTGCAGTGGAAGACGACCTTCGACTCGCTGGGGGACGGGGTGTGCCTGCTGGACCCCGGGGGGCGGGTGATGCGCGCCAACCGGGCCTTCGTGTCACTGCTGGGGTTGTCCGAGGGCCAGGTGTTGGGGCGTCCCTTCGACGAGCTGATGCGGGCCGCGGCGGGGACCGAGGCCGAGCTGCCCCCGAGCTGTGGAGGGCTGCTGACGTGCCGCGAGGAGACGGAGGCGTGTCTGGGGACGCGCTGGTACCGCGTGGCGGCCAACCCGGTGGAGGGCGCGGAGGGCACGGTGGTGGGGGCGGTGCGCGTCCTCACGGACATCACCCCCCGCCGCGAGCTGGAGGACGCGCTGCGGCAGCGGGCGGCGGACCTGGCGGAGGCGGACCGGCGCAAGGACGAGTTCCTGGCGATGCTGGCGCACGAGCTGCGCAACCCGCTGGCGGCCATCGTCAACGCGCTGCACCTGGCGGAGGCCACGCAGCCGGACGGCGCGGAGTCCAAGGCGATGCGGGTGATGGTGCGGCAGAGCCAGCACATGGCGCGCATGGTGGACGACCTGTTGGACGTGTCGCGCTTCAACCGGGGCCACATCGAGCTGCGGCGGGCACCGGTGGATCTGCGGCAGGTGGTGCAGCACGGCGTGGAGGCGCGCCGGAGGGCCCTCGAGGAGAAGAACCTGCGGCTGGAGGTGGCACTGCCCGCTGTCTCGGAGAACCTGTGGCTGAACGGGGACGCCACGCGGCTGGAGCAGGTGGTCTCCAACCTGCTGGACAACGCGAGGAAGTACACCGAGCCCGGAGGCCACGTCTTCGTCGGGGTGGCGGTGGAGCGGGGCGCCCGGGGGCGGGAAGCGGTGCTGCGCGTGCGTGACACGGGCATCGGCATGAGCCCGGAGTTGATGTCGCGCGTCTTCGAGCTCTTCGTCCAGGCGCAGCAGCAGCTGGACCGGTCCCGGGGTGGACTGGGCATCGGGCTGACGCTGGTGCGGCGGCTGGTGCAGCTGCACGGCGGCGAGGTGTCGGTGCACAGCGAGGGAGAGGGCAGGGGCAGCGAGTTCGTGGTGCGCCTGCCGCTGGAGGCGGAGCAGGCGGTGGCCGCGCCCGCGCCCGAGGTGAGGACGGCGAGCTCCGAGGAGCCCTCGCCCCGGCGGGTGCTGCTGGTGGAGGACAACGAGGACACGCGCGAGGTGCTCCGCGAGCTGCTGGAGATGTGGGGGCACGAGGTGCAGGTGGCGGAGGACGGCTTCAAGGGCGTGCAGCTCTTCCCCTCCCTGCGGCCGCACGTGGCGCTGGTGGACCTGGGGCTGCCGGGGATGGACGGCTTCCAGGTGGCGCGGAGGATCCGCGAGAGCGAGGGCGGAGGCGACGTCTTCCTGGTGGCGCTGACGGGCTACAGCGGCGAGCACCGGACACAGGCGGTGGAGGCGGGCTTCAACCTGCACATGGTGAAGCCGGTGAAGCCGGACGAGCTGGAGCAGTTGCTGGAGCGGCTGCCCGGGTAG
- a CDS encoding multidrug effflux MFS transporter translates to MTVPSRKPTGTLTLELLLGALTAFAPLSIDMYLPALPSIGAEFQSTPAAVQLTLASFFAGLALGQLITGPLIDRFGRTRPLRVGIALYVLGSLGCALAPGTEVLVAMRFVQALGGAVAIVVSRAVVRDLWSGAEAARTMSRLVLVMGVAPILAPLFGGFVLRFLGWRAIFAALAIVGALALVAVVKVLPETAPPRSGSRTVVSEMASLLGAADFLGPALACAFIQAGMFAYISGSSFVFITLHGVSPQHFGWFFGANAMGLVSMSQLNRRLLATHPPHRILRWALVLSVVAASCVLLVAWSGALGLWGMAAALFFFVSTLGLVMPNATALALEKHASRAGLASAVLGALQYGIAASASWAVSAFYNGTATPMGAVLASVAALAWVAHFLASRARALPSPELEQEAA, encoded by the coding sequence ATGACTGTTCCCTCCCGGAAGCCTACTGGCACGCTGACGCTCGAGCTGCTGCTGGGGGCACTGACGGCGTTCGCGCCGCTGTCCATCGACATGTACCTGCCCGCGCTTCCGAGCATCGGGGCCGAGTTCCAGTCGACCCCCGCGGCCGTCCAGCTCACGCTCGCCTCGTTCTTCGCGGGGCTCGCGCTCGGTCAGCTCATCACCGGCCCGCTCATCGACAGGTTCGGCCGTACGCGCCCCCTGCGGGTGGGAATCGCCCTGTATGTGCTGGGCTCGCTGGGTTGTGCGCTCGCTCCCGGGACGGAGGTGCTCGTGGCCATGCGCTTCGTACAGGCGCTCGGTGGCGCGGTGGCCATCGTGGTGTCCCGCGCGGTGGTGAGGGACCTGTGGTCCGGCGCCGAGGCCGCGCGGACGATGTCACGGCTGGTGCTCGTGATGGGCGTGGCACCCATCCTCGCGCCCCTCTTCGGCGGCTTCGTCCTCCGGTTCCTGGGCTGGCGCGCCATCTTCGCCGCGCTGGCCATCGTGGGGGCGCTGGCCCTCGTCGCCGTGGTGAAGGTATTGCCCGAGACGGCGCCTCCCCGCTCCGGCTCCCGGACGGTGGTCTCGGAGATGGCCTCGCTGCTCGGAGCGGCCGACTTCCTGGGCCCGGCGCTCGCCTGCGCCTTCATCCAGGCCGGCATGTTCGCCTACATCTCGGGCTCGTCGTTCGTCTTCATCACGCTGCATGGTGTCTCGCCGCAGCACTTCGGCTGGTTCTTCGGCGCCAACGCGATGGGCCTGGTCTCCATGTCGCAGCTCAACCGCAGGCTGCTGGCGACCCACCCGCCCCATCGCATCCTGCGCTGGGCCCTGGTCCTGTCCGTCGTCGCGGCCTCGTGCGTGCTGCTGGTCGCGTGGAGCGGTGCCCTCGGCCTGTGGGGGATGGCCGCCGCGCTGTTCTTCTTCGTCTCGACGCTGGGGCTCGTCATGCCCAACGCGACGGCGCTCGCGCTCGAGAAGCACGCCAGCCGCGCGGGGCTCGCCTCCGCGGTGCTCGGCGCGCTCCAGTACGGCATCGCCGCGTCCGCCTCCTGGGCCGTGAGCGCCTTCTACAACGGCACCGCGACTCCCATGGGGGCCGTGCTGGCTTCCGTCGCCGCGCTGGCCTGGGTCGCGCATTTCCTCGCGAGCCGCGCGCGTGCCCTCCCGTCTCCGGAGCTGGAGCAGGAGGCCGCCTGA